A section of the Alphaproteobacteria bacterium HT1-32 genome encodes:
- a CDS encoding amino acid carrier protein — protein sequence MFRRIYLAMMAIVATVSPAMAQESSIDQMISDAVAPIVNPIVSTVFYSVPVFGTQFPLIVGWLVLAAVVFTLYFGFIQFRGFKHSIELVRGDYLDPKDAGEVTPFQALATALSGTVGLGNIAGVGVAVYLGGPGATFWMILAGLLGMASKFTECILGVHYRNEYSNGTVSGGPMYYLSKGLSEDGKASLGKVLAIFFSICCIGGALGGGNMFQANQSYAQVSSLFPFFEGKGWLFGLIMAGLVGIVIIGGIKSIARVTEKIVPGMAVLYVGAALIIIIMNIGSVPQAVSDIITGAFAPTAVAGGIVGALIQGFKRAAFSNEAGIGSASIAHSAVQTKHPVTEGYVALLEPFIDTVVICTMTSLVIVITGSWVPDSGVTGIALTSQAFESSFTGAGYVLAIAAVLFAFSTMISWSYYGLKAWTYMFGEGEGKEIVFKIIFCIFVVIGSSMSLGPVIDFSDAMIFAMAIANIIGLYMLMPKVKALLADYHQKLASGEIKKIK from the coding sequence ATGTTTAGACGTATTTATCTGGCCATGATGGCCATTGTGGCGACAGTCTCGCCAGCCATGGCGCAGGAAAGCAGCATTGATCAGATGATCAGCGATGCGGTTGCGCCGATTGTGAATCCGATTGTCAGCACGGTTTTTTATTCTGTGCCTGTCTTCGGTACACAGTTTCCATTAATTGTCGGCTGGCTCGTACTGGCTGCTGTTGTATTTACCCTTTACTTCGGCTTCATCCAGTTCCGGGGTTTCAAGCATTCGATCGAGCTGGTCAGGGGTGACTATCTCGATCCGAAGGATGCTGGTGAAGTTACACCTTTTCAGGCTCTGGCAACGGCGCTTTCGGGAACGGTTGGTCTCGGTAATATCGCCGGGGTTGGTGTCGCCGTGTATCTTGGTGGTCCGGGTGCGACCTTCTGGATGATTCTTGCCGGTCTGCTCGGCATGGCGTCGAAATTCACCGAATGTATTCTTGGTGTTCATTATCGTAATGAATACAGCAACGGCACCGTTTCCGGTGGCCCGATGTATTACCTGTCAAAAGGCCTGTCGGAAGACGGCAAGGCGTCGCTGGGTAAGGTTCTCGCCATTTTCTTCTCGATCTGCTGTATCGGCGGCGCGCTTGGTGGCGGCAACATGTTCCAGGCAAACCAGTCCTACGCTCAGGTTTCCAGCCTGTTTCCGTTCTTTGAGGGCAAGGGATGGCTGTTCGGTCTGATCATGGCCGGTCTGGTTGGCATTGTGATCATCGGCGGGATCAAATCCATCGCCCGGGTAACGGAAAAGATCGTTCCCGGCATGGCTGTCCTGTATGTCGGTGCTGCGCTGATCATTATCATCATGAATATCGGTTCAGTTCCGCAGGCGGTTTCGGACATCATCACGGGTGCCTTTGCCCCGACGGCCGTTGCCGGCGGTATTGTCGGTGCCCTGATTCAGGGCTTCAAGCGGGCTGCCTTCTCGAACGAAGCCGGTATCGGTTCGGCCTCCATCGCGCATTCCGCGGTGCAGACAAAGCATCCGGTAACGGAAGGTTATGTGGCGTTGCTGGAGCCGTTCATTGATACGGTCGTGATCTGCACCATGACCTCGCTGGTCATCGTGATCACCGGCTCATGGGTTCCGGACAGCGGTGTCACCGGCATTGCCCTGACATCTCAGGCTTTTGAATCGAGCTTCACGGGAGCCGGTTATGTGCTGGCGATTGCCGCGGTTCTGTTCGCCTTTTCGACCATGATTTCCTGGTCCTATTACGGCCTCAAGGCCTGGACCTACATGTTCGGTGAAGGAGAGGGCAAGGAGATCGTCTTCAAGATTATCTTCTGCATCTTTGTGGTGATCGGTTCCTCCATGAGCCTGGGTCCGGTCATCGACTTCTCGGATGCGATGATCTTTGCCATGGCCATTGCCAACATCATCGGCCTCTACATGCTGATGCCGAAGGTGAAGGCTCTGCTGGCGGATTATCACCAGAAGCTGGCCAGCGGCGAGATCAAAAAGATCAAGTAA
- a CDS encoding LysR family transcriptional regulator — protein sequence MIVPTDIDISHLRSFVAVAEAGGFTAAADRLNLTQSGISLRLRKLEERLGVRLILRTSRRFELTAEGEILLGYARRLLELNDEVVSRLRDPDVNGRLRVGLADYLAPLSLGRILDRLRRHYPNLRLEVVTGLGDDLGPLYERGELDLIIAGTNESLGKGRPLFSEKLVWAGKNRISADGQTPVDLVSLPGSCVFRQSAIQRLDEMGTAWRINLTANSISGVHEGLRAGLGIAVLPVCAVPEDMIILDDSRLPLLPPHQVVAFIRKNVGAAGERFISFLTDELLKESAIRNIA from the coding sequence ATGATTGTACCAACTGACATCGACATCTCCCATTTGCGCAGTTTTGTCGCGGTCGCTGAGGCCGGTGGCTTTACCGCAGCGGCTGACCGTCTCAACCTGACGCAATCCGGTATCAGTCTGCGGTTACGAAAGCTGGAAGAAAGACTTGGAGTCAGGCTCATCCTCCGGACCAGCCGCCGGTTCGAACTGACAGCGGAAGGGGAAATCCTGCTGGGCTATGCCCGTCGTCTGCTGGAACTGAATGACGAAGTGGTCAGCCGGTTACGGGACCCGGATGTGAACGGACGGCTTCGGGTTGGACTTGCTGACTATCTGGCACCTCTAAGCCTTGGCCGGATTCTGGACCGGCTGCGGCGCCATTACCCCAACCTGCGGCTCGAAGTCGTGACCGGGCTGGGCGATGATCTGGGGCCACTCTATGAACGGGGTGAGCTGGATCTGATCATTGCCGGGACCAACGAATCCCTCGGCAAGGGTCGGCCGCTATTCAGTGAAAAACTGGTCTGGGCCGGCAAAAACCGGATTTCGGCTGACGGCCAGACACCGGTTGATCTGGTCAGCCTTCCCGGCAGTTGCGTCTTCCGCCAGTCAGCCATTCAACGTCTTGATGAAATGGGAACGGCCTGGCGCATCAACCTGACCGCAAACAGCATCTCCGGCGTCCATGAAGGACTGCGCGCCGGCCTCGGCATTGCTGTCCTGCCGGTCTGTGCCGTCCCTGAAGATATGATCATCCTGGATGACAGTCGGCTCCCTCTCCTTCCCCCGCATCAGGTCGTGGCATTCATCCGGAAAAATGTCGGCGCCGCTGGAGAACGCTTCATAAGTTTCCTGACCGATGAACTGCTGAAGGAATCCGCCATTCGTAATATCGCCTGA
- a CDS encoding zinc-binding alcohol dehydrogenase family protein, with translation MRAIGYAKSLTSDQEKSLEDITIPEPVAGPRDLLVRVAAVSVNPVDVKVRMRAEPEQGHTVLGFDAVGVVEAVGSDVTLFGVGDEVFYAGDITRPGSYAELQAVDERIVGRKPSSLSVAEAAALPLTGITAWEILFDSFRLKEGEGAGKVLLIIGAAGGVGSMLMQLAKAVTGLTVVATASRAETTDWCRKLGADHIIDHSKALKPQLEGLGLTVDYVAALTASDQHLPAIVDLIRPRGQIAMIDDPVGLDFTIMKKKALSLHWELMFTRSMFGTDDMIAQHELLNRIADLVDGGRLQTTMTSVAGKMDAANMRQAHAAQESGRTIGKTVLTAV, from the coding sequence ATGCGCGCCATAGGTTATGCAAAAAGCCTCACCAGCGATCAGGAAAAGTCGCTCGAAGATATCACCATACCAGAACCTGTTGCTGGCCCCCGTGACCTGCTGGTTCGCGTTGCGGCGGTTTCGGTCAACCCGGTTGATGTGAAGGTCCGTATGCGGGCAGAACCGGAACAGGGCCATACAGTGCTTGGTTTCGATGCGGTTGGTGTGGTCGAGGCTGTTGGCTCTGACGTGACCCTGTTCGGGGTCGGGGATGAAGTCTTCTATGCGGGAGATATCACCCGTCCTGGCAGCTATGCCGAATTGCAGGCCGTGGATGAACGTATTGTCGGGCGCAAGCCGTCCTCGCTTTCCGTGGCTGAGGCGGCGGCATTGCCGCTTACGGGCATCACTGCCTGGGAAATCCTGTTTGATTCCTTTCGCCTGAAGGAAGGCGAAGGGGCGGGCAAGGTGTTACTGATCATCGGTGCTGCCGGCGGTGTCGGCTCCATGCTGATGCAGCTGGCGAAGGCAGTGACGGGATTGACGGTCGTTGCGACCGCGTCCCGGGCAGAGACCACGGACTGGTGCCGAAAGCTTGGGGCGGATCATATCATTGATCATTCAAAAGCTCTCAAGCCGCAGCTTGAGGGGCTGGGCCTGACGGTTGATTACGTTGCCGCCCTGACGGCATCCGATCAGCATCTTCCGGCAATTGTGGACCTCATTCGTCCCCGGGGACAGATTGCGATGATTGATGACCCGGTGGGCCTGGACTTCACGATCATGAAGAAGAAAGCACTGAGCCTGCACTGGGAACTCATGTTTACGCGCTCGATGTTTGGTACTGACGACATGATTGCACAGCATGAACTGCTGAACCGGATAGCTGATCTGGTTGATGGCGGGCGCCTGCAGACCACGATGACATCGGTGGCCGGGAAAATGGATGCTGCCAATATGAGGCAGGCCCATGCGGCGCAGGAGTCGGGTCGGACAATCGGCAAGACAGTGCTGACCGCCGTCTGA
- a CDS encoding MarR family transcriptional regulator, with product MTLDPDSKQKPATNRKPAAGRAAQAEHLEEDRLAHLVRYVARGLTRSLQIRLAEHDVQFGSWVFLRILWEDDGLTQRELAERAGLMQSTTHTALLKLEGQGYLTRRHPEGDRKKLLVFLTEQGHAARDVLQPLAEEVNHASVEGLSEDAVQQLRQALLTMARNLDADEQRALEDGQGVPATRGRSSHI from the coding sequence ATGACCTTGGATCCAGATTCAAAACAGAAACCGGCAACGAACAGGAAGCCGGCTGCTGGCCGCGCTGCGCAGGCTGAACATCTGGAAGAGGACCGGCTTGCCCATCTGGTGCGCTATGTCGCCCGTGGCCTGACCCGGTCTCTGCAGATCAGACTGGCGGAACATGACGTACAGTTCGGTAGCTGGGTGTTCCTGCGCATTCTGTGGGAGGATGACGGCCTGACCCAGCGAGAGCTGGCGGAACGGGCCGGACTGATGCAGTCGACTACCCACACGGCATTGCTGAAGCTTGAGGGGCAGGGATATCTGACCCGGCGTCATCCGGAAGGTGATCGCAAGAAGCTGCTGGTTTTCCTGACAGAGCAGGGACATGCCGCCCGCGATGTTCTTCAGCCTCTCGCTGAAGAGGTCAATCATGCTTCGGTTGAAGGCCTGTCAGAGGATGCTGTTCAGCAACTGCGTCAGGCTCTGCTGACCATGGCGCGCAATCTTGATGCGGACGAACAGCGGGCGCTGGAAGACGGGCAGGGTGTGCCCGCAACCCGTGGGCGCAGCAGCCATATCTGA
- a CDS encoding C4-dicarboxylate ABC transporter permease: MFDALFLGLSAILEWQNILAMAAGVIGGVLAGAVPGLSATMAVALLLPLTYGLSPLFALGLMAGMHNGAAYGGSIPAILLRIPGTPAAVATTFDGYPLARSGRVAHALKVSVLSSAVGGVVSAIALMLIAPPLADIALRFGPPEIFWVSVFGVASTAVLMGKDPVKGMMAGCIGLFLGMIGLDHVTGVDRFTFGLIELSGGLPLPIVLMALFGVPAAWMMAEKAPGAGLDVGGLDLKREGDRLRDWPWRDILPAWLRGSSIGVFIGILPGLGGAVSSIVAYGSQKQASKDPDSFGKGNTSGVAVAECANNADNAASMIPALTLGIPGSGVAAIVLAGLLIHGFESGPQLFTDHAETVFGYIWAMMFTSIMLILIGGGLATRLFAQVLRTPPMIMMPIVVGLAVIGTYTYENNIFNVYLLFGLGFLGYALDRLSFPVAPVILGLFLGPKIEYNLRVSLLISQDDPSIFWTRPISIGFALATILVIFYPLFRNGAASLCRSWKAGRAARQPR; this comes from the coding sequence ATGTTTGACGCACTGTTCCTGGGTCTCTCGGCAATTCTGGAATGGCAGAATATTCTCGCGATGGCGGCGGGTGTGATCGGCGGTGTTCTGGCCGGTGCAGTGCCGGGTCTCTCTGCAACGATGGCGGTGGCCCTGCTGTTACCGTTGACCTATGGCCTGTCCCCCCTGTTTGCCCTCGGTCTGATGGCCGGGATGCATAACGGGGCGGCATATGGTGGCTCGATCCCGGCAATTCTGCTGCGCATACCCGGCACGCCGGCAGCGGTAGCGACGACATTTGATGGCTATCCGCTTGCCCGGTCGGGACGGGTTGCTCATGCGCTGAAAGTGTCGGTTCTGTCTTCGGCTGTGGGTGGTGTCGTCAGTGCGATTGCGCTGATGCTGATTGCGCCACCACTGGCGGATATTGCGCTGCGGTTTGGCCCGCCCGAGATTTTCTGGGTCAGTGTCTTCGGGGTTGCGAGTACAGCAGTGCTGATGGGTAAAGACCCGGTAAAGGGAATGATGGCGGGGTGTATCGGTCTGTTTCTCGGTATGATTGGTCTCGATCATGTCACCGGAGTTGACCGTTTCACATTTGGCCTGATCGAGTTGTCCGGCGGGTTGCCCCTGCCAATCGTCTTGATGGCGCTGTTTGGTGTTCCTGCGGCCTGGATGATGGCGGAAAAGGCACCGGGAGCGGGTCTCGATGTTGGTGGTCTTGACCTGAAACGGGAAGGCGACCGGCTGCGGGACTGGCCGTGGCGGGATATTCTGCCGGCCTGGCTGCGGGGAAGCTCAATCGGTGTCTTCATCGGTATTCTGCCCGGACTTGGCGGTGCCGTGTCCAGCATCGTTGCCTATGGCTCCCAGAAACAGGCATCGAAAGATCCGGACAGTTTCGGGAAAGGCAATACATCCGGTGTCGCGGTCGCAGAATGCGCCAACAATGCAGATAATGCGGCCTCCATGATCCCGGCTCTGACCCTGGGTATCCCGGGAAGTGGTGTGGCGGCTATCGTGCTTGCCGGGCTGCTGATTCACGGATTTGAATCCGGGCCGCAATTATTCACTGACCATGCGGAAACGGTGTTCGGTTATATCTGGGCGATGATGTTCACATCCATCATGCTGATTCTGATCGGTGGCGGACTTGCGACCAGACTGTTTGCGCAGGTACTGCGCACACCACCGATGATCATGATGCCGATTGTCGTGGGGCTCGCCGTTATCGGCACCTACACCTATGAAAACAATATCTTCAACGTCTACCTGCTGTTTGGGCTGGGCTTTCTGGGGTATGCGCTGGACCGGCTCTCGTTTCCGGTGGCGCCGGTTATCCTCGGCCTGTTTCTGGGGCCAAAGATTGAATACAACCTGCGGGTCTCTCTGCTGATCTCACAGGATGATCCTTCAATCTTCTGGACGCGCCCGATTTCCATCGGGTTTGCGCTGGCTACCATTCTGGTCATCTTTTATCCGCTGTTTCGTAATGGTGCGGCTTCTCTCTGCCGGTCATGGAAAGCAGGGCGCGCAGCCCGCCAGCCGAGATAG
- a CDS encoding GntR family transcriptional regulator: MESRARSPPAEIVQMDGQEMKDNKVKKSVARPPRKSGRGRTAALSEERRDQLNRYLHRQLARDSKSGPKHQRLQTAVVAAISEGVLTAGDQLPSEPEIATGVGLSLGTVRRCLTQLANDGVVSREHGRGTFISGVTLTENEVWHMRFLEDDLVTVRPIYQRILGREILRETGPWSEHLGQSEEGYVRVRRAVNVDSLFVCHSDFYLRGDHYSRVLDLDPHEIESVGLKHVLRLYFNVSITRVQKISQILPTPDDVTPVIGVQPGHPAQRVEIRGFAHDNQPVSYQVIWIPPTAVPLDLSGPVSMPSAVKA; this comes from the coding sequence ATGGAAAGCAGGGCGCGCAGCCCGCCAGCCGAGATAGTTCAGATGGATGGACAGGAAATGAAAGATAACAAGGTGAAAAAGAGCGTTGCCAGACCACCCCGGAAATCGGGCCGGGGGCGTACCGCTGCCTTGTCTGAGGAGCGTCGGGATCAGCTGAACCGTTATCTTCACCGGCAGCTTGCCCGTGACAGCAAGAGCGGGCCGAAACATCAGCGTCTGCAGACAGCAGTTGTCGCTGCCATATCCGAAGGCGTTCTGACCGCCGGGGATCAGCTGCCGTCGGAACCTGAGATTGCGACCGGTGTCGGGCTTAGCCTCGGGACGGTAAGACGCTGTCTGACGCAGCTTGCGAATGACGGCGTGGTGTCACGGGAACATGGCCGGGGGACATTCATTTCCGGTGTGACGCTGACGGAGAACGAAGTCTGGCATATGCGCTTTCTCGAAGATGACCTGGTGACGGTAAGACCGATTTATCAGCGTATTCTCGGGCGTGAGATTCTTCGGGAGACCGGGCCCTGGAGTGAGCATCTCGGCCAGAGCGAAGAGGGTTATGTTCGTGTCCGGCGGGCCGTCAATGTCGACAGCCTGTTCGTCTGCCACAGTGATTTTTATCTCCGGGGTGACCATTACAGCCGCGTTCTCGACCTTGATCCCCACGAGATTGAGAGCGTTGGTCTGAAACATGTACTGCGGCTTTATTTCAATGTGTCGATCACGCGGGTGCAGAAGATATCGCAGATTCTGCCAACCCCTGATGATGTGACGCCGGTGATTGGCGTTCAGCCGGGACATCCGGCGCAGCGCGTTGAGATTCGCGGGTTTGCTCATGACAATCAGCCCGTTTCCTATCAGGTCATCTGGATACCGCCAACTGCGGTGC